One window of the Oceanicoccus sp. KOV_DT_Chl genome contains the following:
- a CDS encoding type I polyketide synthase: MIDENEQADDFEAGSSDIAIVGMACRFPDADSPSQYWNNLQRGHESITMLTDEELLASGVSKEQIKHPNYVKSGMFLQHMENFDAGFFGFSPMDAKVMDPQHRHFLEVSWEAFEDAGYDPADFSGSVGVFGGSGHNAYMPYNLLTNPDLMDDLGFFLVRHTGNDKDFLTTRVSYCFDLKGPSINVQTACSTSLVAVHSAVQSLLNGECDMALAGGVTIDLPHRRGYQFKDSEILSPDGHCRPFDASSKGTVFGSGAGVLVLRRLDDAIAAKDNIHAVIKASAINNDGAGKVSYLAPSVDGQTAAIHEALEIGEIDPQSVEYVECHGTGTQLGDPIEVAALTQAYGAGHDRKQYCAIGSVKSNIGHLDTAAGVASLIKVVQSLKHKKIPPTLHYRAPNPSIDFSASPFFVNAELRDWQCADSRRAGVSSLGVGGTNAHIIVEEAEILESGSCPRDWQLLMISARSDQALQRATDRLAEFLDPDDAANQDAAPQLADVAYTLAVGRRSFNKRRFAVVQSTADAVTVLDGTERGRIESADTRTLSASSRLCSLAAARSMREWAPVYISTSQSSGQQSMSVCNCWKNLLIMI, translated from the coding sequence ATGATTGATGAAAACGAACAGGCTGATGATTTTGAGGCGGGAAGCAGCGATATAGCGATAGTGGGTATGGCTTGTCGTTTTCCTGATGCTGATAGCCCAAGCCAGTACTGGAATAATTTGCAGCGCGGGCATGAGTCTATCACTATGCTTACCGATGAAGAGTTGTTGGCGTCGGGTGTATCAAAGGAGCAAATTAAGCATCCAAATTATGTAAAGTCCGGTATGTTTCTGCAGCATATGGAAAATTTCGATGCGGGCTTTTTTGGCTTCAGTCCTATGGATGCGAAAGTCATGGATCCGCAACATCGGCATTTTCTTGAAGTAAGCTGGGAGGCATTTGAAGATGCCGGTTATGATCCCGCTGACTTTTCCGGTTCCGTTGGGGTGTTTGGTGGTTCCGGCCACAATGCATACATGCCCTATAATTTGCTGACTAATCCAGACTTGATGGATGACCTGGGTTTCTTTCTGGTTCGTCATACGGGTAATGATAAAGACTTTCTCACCACTAGAGTGTCCTATTGCTTTGACTTAAAAGGTCCAAGCATTAATGTCCAAACCGCTTGTTCCACCTCATTAGTCGCTGTGCATTCTGCAGTACAAAGCTTATTAAACGGCGAGTGTGATATGGCTTTAGCCGGTGGCGTTACCATCGACTTGCCGCACCGTAGGGGCTATCAGTTTAAAGATAGCGAAATTCTGTCTCCCGATGGACATTGCCGGCCGTTTGATGCGAGTTCCAAGGGTACGGTTTTTGGCAGTGGTGCAGGGGTGCTGGTATTACGTCGCCTTGATGATGCCATTGCCGCCAAAGACAATATTCATGCGGTCATTAAGGCCTCCGCTATTAATAACGATGGTGCAGGTAAAGTAAGTTATTTGGCGCCCAGTGTTGATGGCCAGACCGCAGCCATTCATGAAGCATTGGAAATTGGGGAAATAGATCCGCAATCGGTTGAGTATGTTGAGTGTCATGGTACGGGCACGCAGCTCGGTGATCCTATTGAGGTTGCCGCACTCACCCAAGCTTATGGTGCCGGACATGATCGCAAACAATACTGTGCCATTGGCTCCGTTAAATCGAATATCGGTCACCTTGATACAGCCGCAGGTGTCGCCAGTTTAATTAAAGTGGTGCAGTCACTAAAGCATAAAAAAATCCCGCCTACACTGCACTATCGAGCACCAAATCCCTCAATAGATTTTTCTGCCAGTCCATTTTTTGTCAATGCGGAGTTGCGCGATTGGCAGTGTGCCGACAGCCGTCGTGCTGGAGTAAGTTCCTTAGGTGTGGGTGGGACTAATGCCCACATCATTGTTGAAGAGGCAGAAATTTTAGAAAGTGGTAGCTGTCCACGCGATTGGCAGTTGTTGATGATTTCAGCGCGTAGTGATCAGGCATTACAGAGAGCTACAGATCGATTGGCTGAATTTTTGGATCCGGATGACGCGGCTAATCAGGATGCCGCTCCGCAGCTAGCGGATGTGGCTTATACCCTGGCAGTAGGGCGGCGCAGTTTTAACAAGCGGCGTTTTGCTGTCGTGCAATCAACCGCGGATGCGGTTACGGTATTGGATGGTACCGAGCGCGGACGAATTGAGTCGGCCGACACCCGGACGTTGAGCGCGAGCTCGCGTTTATGTTCGCTGGCGGCGGCGCGCAGTATGCGGGAATGGGCGCCGGTTTATATCTCGACGAGCCAGTCTTCAGGTCAACAGTCGATGAGTGTTTGCAACTGCTGGAAGAATTTATTGATTATGATTTAA
- a CDS encoding MupA/Atu3671 family FMN-dependent luciferase-like monooxygenase, whose amino-acid sequence MTKMDLPNTKQSCVVLGEQSLLVQCCELLLSSNYQVEMVVTNNQSIVQWCCEHAIKHISKIDELIPAVGDKPIDFLFSITNLKMLPAEVLAIPKVLAINFHDGPLPAYAGLNAPVWALLHGEQQHGVSWHIMTSDVDKGNLLAQKYFPIVPGETVFTLNAKCYQAAIESFTELLDGLAKGALEGVSQGEAGRSYFGLVDRPVAAATIDWNQGFRDIDRLVRALDYGPYPNPVIAPRIVLGAQHLLVSTPEFVALEANTAVGSIISCCSKTLTVATADGGIRFTRLTDLDGKVVDVVAVLAACGLKAGDCLPVIESDQQQLLTETVRKLVRYEPYWERRLLLSEPLEAPYSQQQRRQQADWQQCEQVLPLTGLGGDFITSVFALLLSRLGRKTHYTLAYRPLSLQQLDPVLQDYFAPVVPLVVNVEGGETFQHWQQGFAVDLQQAEQRVSYLSDLRARVPALAGSLGCEEFPIRLDRVQSLSDYSVLAPTEHNQLVIVVPTDGSSLHFRYDARALDATAISRLFEQFIVLLDGVMADQAALLSMYPIVPAAELAQLAEWNGTAGDSDINDCVHQLFERQVLSQPDTIAYVFEGEQLTYQQLNSRANQLARHLLDSGARSGDLVGILVDRSLDMVIALLATLKAGCAYVPLDPVYPKDRLAYMVADSGLEMLITHRKLATLLGGYGVKRIIVDELQGALVSYDESDLGEVVDPASLAYMIYTSGSTGKPKGVMVEHRNVINFFAGMDQRVEPAPGTWLAVTSISFDISVLEIFWTLARGLTVVLYADAVRQKSDAGIPLSAYPDQSVEFGLFYWNVATDENQYDQDKYRLLLEGAKYGDQNGFNAVWTPERHFAAFGGLFPNPAVTGAAVAAITENISVRAGSCVVPLHSPIRVAEEWAVVDNLSNGRAGIAIAAGWAPPDFAIKPENFSDAKNIMFESAETVRKLWRGETLNFPGPDGKEVAVRTLPRPLQAELPLWVTTAGNIDSYVRAAEIGANVLTHLLGQTIEEVAEKVKAYRSAWKAAGHPGEGTVTLMLHTFVGEDAATVQEQVRQPLKDYLKSAMFLVKAAAWQFPTFKKMSEQQGKTLDDFFETISDEDMDALLEFSFQRYFHTSGLFGTPKSAMQMVDKVKASDIDEIACLIDFGIDTELVLEHLPYLNQLREYSQQVLKADTTAVDDYSLPALFQRHNVTHFQCTPSMATMLAADKQARSGLAALKHMMVGGEAFPPELASELKSLVSGRVSNMYGPTETTIWSSTGDVEGGNAQSVSIGRPLVNQQIHILDENQQPMPIGLAGELVIAGDGVVRGYHNRADLTDTVFIEDKYSEGVGARMYRTGDLARYLADGRLECMGRVDHQVKIRGYRVELGEIESLLRQHQSVMEAAVILREDSPGDKRLVAYVRCHTIQDLDASELKLFLKEQLPDFMVPSLFVALHELPLTPNGKIDRKSLPKPQQSSTATEDSKAPENDAEIMIADIWKRALDIPSVGVRDNFFDIGGHSLLIVQVLKELQEKVSKPVQMTDLFKYTTIEALVEFISGDGDGAKTLDQSQARAAARKAAAGRRRRR is encoded by the coding sequence ATGACTAAAATGGATTTGCCTAATACTAAGCAATCTTGTGTGGTGTTGGGGGAGCAGTCACTGCTGGTCCAGTGTTGCGAGCTATTGCTGAGCAGTAATTATCAGGTTGAAATGGTAGTTACTAATAATCAGAGTATTGTGCAATGGTGCTGTGAACACGCTATCAAGCATATTTCTAAAATTGACGAGCTGATACCCGCTGTAGGTGATAAGCCGATTGATTTCCTTTTTAGTATTACCAACCTCAAAATGTTACCGGCTGAAGTGCTGGCGATCCCCAAGGTATTGGCGATAAATTTTCATGATGGACCGCTGCCAGCCTATGCGGGTCTGAATGCGCCCGTGTGGGCCTTATTGCATGGCGAACAGCAGCATGGGGTTAGCTGGCACATCATGACCAGCGACGTAGATAAAGGTAATTTACTGGCACAAAAATATTTCCCGATTGTCCCCGGCGAAACGGTTTTTACCCTTAATGCAAAGTGTTATCAGGCGGCAATAGAGTCGTTTACCGAGCTATTGGATGGCTTGGCAAAAGGTGCGTTAGAGGGCGTTAGTCAAGGTGAAGCAGGGCGCTCTTACTTTGGGCTGGTAGATCGCCCGGTGGCAGCGGCGACCATTGATTGGAATCAGGGTTTTCGAGATATTGATCGGCTGGTGCGGGCGCTGGATTACGGGCCTTATCCCAACCCGGTGATCGCTCCCCGTATCGTATTGGGGGCCCAGCATCTACTAGTGTCCACACCTGAATTTGTTGCGCTGGAAGCTAACACCGCTGTTGGCAGCATTATTTCTTGTTGCAGTAAAACCTTAACCGTTGCGACTGCTGATGGGGGTATTCGGTTTACCAGGTTGACTGATTTGGATGGCAAAGTTGTTGATGTTGTTGCCGTACTGGCAGCCTGTGGGCTTAAAGCAGGTGATTGTTTGCCAGTGATAGAAAGCGATCAGCAGCAGTTGTTAACTGAAACCGTACGAAAGCTGGTTCGCTACGAGCCTTACTGGGAGCGACGGCTATTGTTGTCTGAACCGCTTGAGGCGCCGTATAGTCAGCAGCAACGTCGACAGCAAGCAGATTGGCAGCAGTGTGAACAGGTGCTGCCTCTGACTGGATTGGGTGGCGATTTTATCACTTCGGTATTTGCGCTGTTATTGAGCCGGCTGGGGCGTAAAACCCATTATACGCTGGCGTACCGTCCCCTTAGTTTGCAGCAATTGGACCCTGTGTTGCAGGATTATTTTGCGCCTGTAGTGCCATTGGTGGTCAATGTTGAGGGGGGAGAGACTTTTCAGCATTGGCAACAGGGCTTTGCGGTTGATTTGCAGCAAGCGGAGCAGCGAGTGAGTTATCTGTCGGACTTGCGCGCCCGTGTACCTGCTTTGGCGGGGTCACTGGGTTGTGAAGAGTTCCCTATACGATTGGATCGAGTGCAGAGTTTATCCGACTATTCGGTGCTGGCACCAACGGAGCATAATCAGTTAGTGATTGTGGTGCCGACGGATGGCAGCAGCTTGCATTTTCGCTACGATGCGCGAGCGTTGGATGCGACTGCTATCAGTCGTCTATTTGAACAATTTATCGTGTTGCTGGACGGGGTGATGGCCGATCAGGCAGCACTGTTATCGATGTATCCAATAGTTCCTGCAGCAGAACTCGCGCAGTTGGCTGAGTGGAACGGCACGGCTGGCGATAGCGATATTAATGATTGCGTGCACCAACTATTTGAGCGTCAGGTACTGAGTCAGCCAGATACCATCGCTTATGTATTCGAGGGTGAGCAGCTAACGTACCAGCAACTGAATAGCAGAGCCAATCAGTTGGCGCGGCACTTATTAGACAGTGGTGCCAGAAGCGGTGATTTGGTCGGTATTCTGGTTGATCGCTCGCTGGATATGGTGATTGCGCTGCTGGCGACGTTGAAGGCGGGTTGTGCTTATGTCCCGCTGGACCCGGTTTACCCAAAAGACCGCCTGGCTTATATGGTGGCAGACTCCGGTCTCGAAATGCTAATCACTCACCGTAAGCTGGCCACTTTGCTGGGCGGTTATGGGGTCAAGCGGATTATTGTGGATGAGTTGCAGGGCGCGTTGGTCTCCTATGATGAAAGTGATTTGGGCGAGGTGGTTGATCCCGCGTCCCTGGCTTATATGATTTATACCTCGGGTTCTACCGGTAAACCCAAAGGGGTGATGGTAGAGCACCGCAATGTGATTAACTTTTTTGCCGGTATGGATCAGCGGGTGGAACCGGCACCGGGAACCTGGTTGGCCGTGACTAGTATCTCCTTCGATATATCAGTATTGGAAATATTTTGGACTTTGGCTCGAGGTTTGACCGTAGTGTTGTATGCGGATGCCGTACGCCAGAAATCCGATGCGGGTATTCCGCTTAGCGCCTACCCGGATCAATCCGTCGAGTTTGGTTTATTCTATTGGAATGTGGCAACTGACGAAAATCAGTACGATCAGGATAAGTATCGATTGCTGTTAGAGGGTGCTAAATACGGCGATCAGAATGGTTTCAATGCAGTGTGGACACCCGAACGGCACTTCGCCGCATTTGGCGGTTTATTTCCCAATCCTGCTGTTACCGGTGCCGCAGTTGCTGCAATCACCGAAAATATTTCTGTTCGTGCCGGTAGTTGTGTAGTGCCGTTACATAGCCCTATTCGGGTAGCAGAAGAGTGGGCGGTGGTTGATAACTTGTCTAATGGTCGTGCGGGAATCGCTATAGCTGCGGGGTGGGCGCCACCGGATTTTGCCATTAAACCGGAAAATTTTTCCGACGCTAAAAATATTATGTTTGAGTCGGCAGAAACAGTACGTAAATTGTGGCGTGGTGAAACCTTGAACTTCCCGGGGCCAGATGGCAAAGAGGTCGCTGTTCGAACGTTACCGCGTCCGCTGCAGGCAGAGTTGCCGCTATGGGTTACTACCGCAGGTAATATTGATAGTTATGTGCGCGCCGCCGAAATTGGCGCTAATGTGCTGACCCATTTACTCGGGCAGACCATTGAAGAAGTCGCTGAAAAAGTGAAAGCGTATCGGTCGGCCTGGAAAGCGGCTGGCCATCCTGGCGAAGGCACAGTGACGCTAATGCTGCATACGTTTGTCGGTGAGGATGCGGCGACGGTGCAGGAACAAGTGCGGCAACCATTGAAAGACTATCTAAAAAGTGCGATGTTTTTAGTCAAAGCGGCGGCCTGGCAATTTCCTACTTTTAAGAAAATGTCGGAGCAGCAAGGCAAAACCCTTGATGACTTTTTCGAAACTATTTCTGACGAGGATATGGATGCGTTGCTGGAGTTTTCCTTTCAGCGCTATTTTCACACCAGCGGTTTGTTTGGTACTCCCAAGAGTGCGATGCAAATGGTGGATAAAGTAAAAGCATCAGATATAGATGAAATTGCTTGTCTAATAGATTTTGGTATCGATACCGAACTGGTGCTCGAACATCTGCCGTACCTCAATCAGCTGCGTGAATATAGCCAGCAAGTGCTTAAGGCGGATACTACTGCCGTTGATGATTATAGTTTGCCGGCGTTATTTCAACGGCATAACGTTACCCATTTTCAATGCACACCGTCGATGGCGACAATGTTAGCAGCCGACAAGCAGGCGCGCTCGGGATTGGCTGCTCTTAAGCATATGATGGTTGGGGGTGAGGCGTTTCCTCCGGAGCTAGCGAGCGAGCTTAAGTCTCTGGTAAGCGGTCGCGTTTCAAATATGTATGGACCTACCGAGACTACAATTTGGTCGAGCACCGGAGATGTCGAAGGCGGCAATGCCCAGTCAGTGTCTATCGGTCGCCCATTGGTTAATCAACAAATTCATATACTTGATGAAAATCAGCAGCCGATGCCCATTGGTTTGGCGGGCGAATTGGTTATTGCTGGCGATGGCGTGGTCCGCGGCTATCACAATCGAGCGGATTTAACCGATACTGTTTTTATTGAGGATAAGTACTCCGAGGGCGTAGGCGCACGCATGTATCGCACCGGTGACCTTGCCCGCTATCTTGCTGATGGCCGTTTAGAGTGCATGGGGCGGGTCGATCATCAGGTCAAGATCCGTGGCTATCGGGTTGAGCTGGGAGAAATAGAATCCCTATTGCGTCAACATCAATCAGTGATGGAGGCAGCGGTAATCTTGCGGGAGGATTCGCCTGGTGATAAACGGTTGGTCGCTTATGTTCGTTGCCACACGATTCAGGATTTGGATGCTTCTGAGCTAAAGTTGTTTTTAAAGGAGCAGCTGCCAGATTTTATGGTGCCCTCTTTGTTTGTGGCATTGCATGAACTGCCCTTAACACCCAATGGAAAAATAGACCGCAAGAGTTTGCCCAAGCCGCAACAATCGTCGACCGCCACGGAAGATTCAAAGGCGCCGGAAAATGATGCGGAAATCATGATTGCCGATATCTGGAAGCGAGCGCTGGACATCCCTTCCGTCGGTGTGCGGGATAACTTTTTTGATATTGGCGGCCATTCTTTATTGATTGTGCAAGTGTTAAAAGAGTTACAGGAAAAAGTGTCCAAACCGGTACAGATGACAGATTTGTTTAAATACACAACGATAGAAGCATTGGTCGAATTTATTAGTGGTGATGGTGATGGCGCAAAAACGCTGGATCAAAGTCAGGCCCGGGCGGCTGCGAGAAAAGCGGCTGCGGGGCGACGTCGCCGTCGCTAG
- a CDS encoding glycosyltransferase: MLEIIFWTLLLLSAYSYFIYPVILILLIKMKPTLTIKEQPASPFPNLTLIITAHNEASRIREKLDNSLELTYPEAQLEIIVASDCSDDGTDDIVNEYSNKGIKLVRATERLGKEHAQLCAIQQASGDVIVFSDTATQIPEDALSILGKYFTDPTIGSVSSEDRVLNQNGEVAGEGAYVKYEMWLRQLESKLAGLVGLSGSFFAARKIICETWDIHSPSDFNTALNTAANGYASISAPDVLGYYQDLSDPAKNTPEKRALSSAA, from the coding sequence ATGCTAGAGATTATTTTTTGGACACTACTACTACTATCGGCTTACAGCTACTTTATCTATCCCGTTATTCTCATTCTCCTGATAAAAATGAAACCGACGTTAACAATCAAGGAGCAACCTGCAAGCCCTTTTCCAAATCTCACACTGATTATTACAGCCCACAATGAAGCGAGCCGCATCAGAGAGAAGCTGGATAATTCACTCGAACTTACCTACCCGGAAGCCCAACTTGAAATTATTGTAGCCTCAGACTGCTCAGATGACGGTACCGATGACATCGTCAACGAGTATTCCAATAAAGGTATAAAACTTGTCAGAGCTACTGAACGACTCGGAAAAGAGCACGCGCAACTCTGTGCCATCCAGCAAGCCAGTGGTGACGTGATTGTCTTTTCTGATACAGCGACTCAAATTCCTGAAGATGCCCTTAGCATATTGGGTAAATACTTTACTGATCCAACTATTGGCTCCGTCTCCAGTGAAGACCGTGTGCTGAACCAAAATGGCGAAGTCGCTGGAGAGGGCGCTTATGTCAAATATGAAATGTGGTTGCGTCAACTGGAGTCTAAACTCGCAGGATTAGTTGGCTTAAGCGGCTCATTCTTTGCTGCCAGGAAAATCATTTGCGAAACTTGGGATATTCATTCGCCAAGCGACTTTAACACGGCCTTAAACACAGCCGCCAATGGCTATGCTTCGATTAGCGCACCAGATGTATTAGGCTACTATCAAGACCTGAGCGACCCAGCAAAGAATACGCCAGAAAAACGCGCACTGTCATCCGCGGCCTAA
- a CDS encoding DegT/DnrJ/EryC1/StrS family aminotransferase, whose protein sequence is MATLDPIIHGDLPPVGEAILIPKLVEPAPEFDGFNAHYVDSGTSALALALLAAKQLHPDVKHPEVIIPAYCCPDLVSAAVFAKIKPVVVDITPNQPTLCLSELKQNLSGNTIAVIAVNFLGIPERLKEIKNLLPAHCHLIEDNAQSYTPLTRPTELQGDFIITSFGRGKPVSLLGGGLCLINSTFTNRLQLSPYIHASSDDRLLTLKIRAYNLLIHPKFYWLANRNPLLNIGQTIYKPLKQITAIDSVRKHWLQANIHCYLRRARTIEKNLDETLAMQCLIHPIAQQNRDPLLRYPVLCEQRQNKDQLYKILNTKGLGASTMYGSSIDRIPGINSLVTLTSDNRHAARFAEALLTLPCHSRSNRLIKDISQALKLLTSR, encoded by the coding sequence ATGGCAACCCTCGACCCGATAATACACGGGGATCTCCCTCCTGTAGGGGAAGCTATTCTTATACCCAAGCTTGTGGAACCTGCGCCTGAATTTGACGGCTTCAATGCGCACTATGTAGACTCCGGCACCTCCGCACTGGCCTTAGCCTTACTCGCTGCGAAACAGCTACATCCCGACGTCAAACACCCTGAAGTCATTATCCCAGCCTACTGCTGCCCCGATTTAGTCAGTGCAGCTGTATTTGCAAAAATAAAGCCTGTGGTTGTCGATATTACGCCCAATCAACCTACCTTATGTTTATCTGAACTTAAGCAGAACCTCTCGGGCAATACGATTGCAGTGATCGCGGTAAACTTTCTAGGCATACCTGAACGACTAAAGGAGATAAAAAACCTACTCCCCGCACACTGCCACCTAATTGAAGACAATGCACAATCCTATACCCCATTAACCCGCCCTACTGAATTGCAAGGCGACTTTATTATTACCTCATTTGGGCGAGGTAAACCGGTCAGCTTGCTGGGAGGCGGACTCTGCCTTATTAATTCCACGTTTACTAATCGACTCCAGCTAAGCCCCTATATTCATGCCTCAAGCGATGATCGCCTGTTAACATTAAAAATAAGAGCTTATAATTTACTCATCCACCCCAAATTTTATTGGCTAGCCAATAGAAATCCATTGCTCAACATTGGCCAAACTATTTATAAGCCCTTAAAACAAATAACGGCTATCGATTCTGTCAGAAAGCACTGGCTACAAGCCAACATTCATTGCTACCTGCGAAGAGCGCGCACCATTGAAAAAAATTTAGACGAAACACTAGCAATGCAATGCTTAATACACCCCATCGCTCAGCAAAATCGAGACCCATTACTGCGCTACCCCGTTCTATGTGAACAGCGACAGAACAAAGACCAACTCTACAAAATATTAAATACGAAAGGGCTTGGCGCCAGTACTATGTACGGCTCTAGTATTGATCGAATCCCAGGGATAAACTCTTTGGTGACGCTAACCTCTGATAATCGCCACGCTGCCAGGTTTGCGGAGGCTCTACTCACTTTACCCTGCCATAGCAGGTCCAACCGTTTAATAAAAGACATCTCTCAGGCTTTAAAGCTACTAACCTCCCGTTAA
- a CDS encoding glycosyltransferase family 4 protein, giving the protein MKEKVLLVLAEIPYPATRNGYTLRYYPLIKELAQYIDVDLICLADGSGEVEHGDLTDYTNSITILRTSRAADSFLDKIKSLSCMFSPWGIPYRCYRHGAVKLAAQIIDVCESHYNAVLWVAPGLTEALKICRRSITADRWVMDMIDSPTLTESRTSGAKTIKGRLKLAKMRRWELDIISVCDLVVYISPRDRQEIEGYVVDADRKLAVIPNGIFIDNYSSEALTLRTPSIGFLGNMSYLPNVEAVHTLCRVHAQAKLRVPGLHLYIIGRDPLPEIKAYEADDISVTGTLDNIWPHVNGVDLFVLPMAMGAGQQNKMLEVMYAKKPIISSSVSNGGVCAIHGESILIADDEKSCVEQIVDMFGDLQQMKKIADGGADFVNQRYCWDKVGRDFNQKLVGTVA; this is encoded by the coding sequence ATGAAAGAAAAAGTATTACTAGTGCTTGCCGAGATTCCTTACCCAGCGACAAGGAATGGCTATACGCTTCGATATTACCCATTGATTAAAGAATTGGCACAATATATCGATGTGGATTTGATCTGTTTGGCTGATGGCAGTGGTGAAGTTGAGCATGGAGATCTCACGGATTACACCAACAGTATAACTATTTTACGTACCAGTAGGGCTGCTGATTCCTTTCTGGATAAAATTAAAAGCTTATCTTGCATGTTCTCTCCTTGGGGTATTCCTTATCGATGTTATCGTCATGGCGCTGTGAAGCTTGCAGCTCAAATTATTGATGTTTGTGAAAGCCATTATAATGCCGTTTTGTGGGTTGCTCCGGGTTTGACTGAGGCGTTAAAAATATGTCGCCGATCTATCACTGCTGATCGCTGGGTGATGGATATGATTGACTCGCCAACTTTGACTGAGTCACGTACCAGTGGCGCTAAAACTATCAAGGGTAGGCTTAAGCTGGCAAAAATGCGTCGCTGGGAATTGGATATTATTTCTGTATGTGATTTGGTGGTGTATATATCCCCAAGAGATAGGCAGGAAATAGAAGGCTACGTTGTTGATGCCGATAGAAAATTAGCGGTGATACCTAATGGGATATTTATTGATAACTATTCTTCGGAAGCGTTGACATTGCGGACCCCTAGCATTGGTTTTCTTGGAAATATGTCTTACCTACCAAATGTAGAGGCTGTGCATACGTTGTGTCGTGTCCATGCCCAGGCAAAGTTGCGTGTGCCAGGCTTGCATTTATATATTATTGGCCGGGACCCCTTGCCGGAAATAAAAGCTTATGAAGCTGATGACATCTCGGTTACTGGCACCTTGGATAATATATGGCCACATGTTAATGGGGTGGATTTGTTTGTATTGCCAATGGCAATGGGCGCTGGGCAGCAGAACAAAATGTTGGAAGTTATGTATGCTAAAAAGCCTATTATATCTTCGTCCGTTTCTAATGGCGGTGTATGCGCAATTCATGGTGAATCAATATTGATTGCTGACGATGAAAAAAGTTGCGTAGAGCAAATAGTTGACATGTTCGGCGATTTGCAACAGATGAAAAAGATTGCGGATGGTGGTGCTGATTTTGTTAATCAGCGTTATTGCTGGGATAAAGTAGGGCGTGATTTTAATCAGAAACTGGTTGGAACAGTAGCCTAA
- the wecB gene encoding non-hydrolyzing UDP-N-acetylglucosamine 2-epimerase, whose amino-acid sequence MTIKVLNVFGTRPEAIKMAPVVLGLQNDPNFFPLVCVTAQHREMLDQVLSIFDIKPDFDLNLMKPGQSLAEITSRVLHGVSDVIKETKPDIVLVHGDTTTCFAASLAAFYEGVKIGHVEAGLRTGNMQAPFPEEANRSLVGRLSNFNFAPTPAAVNNLLAENISESTITKTGNTVIDALKIATDKVKHLDEDLLEHQFGTDIINKVSDKSRKLILITGHRRENFGQGFIDLCNAIKELANNHPDWDFIYPVHLNPNVQTPVNKILNGLDNVILIKPLEYLPFVWIMSNADLILTDSGGVQEEGPSLGKPVLVMRDVTERPEAVEAGTVLLVGTNTKSITNGIENVLNDDTLYNKMATAINPYGDGKATPRIIQTLTDNFS is encoded by the coding sequence ATGACTATAAAGGTACTTAACGTTTTCGGCACAAGGCCGGAAGCGATTAAAATGGCTCCCGTTGTGCTCGGATTGCAAAATGATCCAAACTTTTTTCCTTTAGTCTGTGTTACCGCGCAGCACAGAGAGATGCTGGACCAAGTCCTTTCGATATTTGATATCAAACCAGATTTTGATCTTAACTTAATGAAACCAGGTCAATCCCTCGCAGAGATTACCTCAAGGGTTCTGCATGGCGTTTCAGATGTTATTAAAGAGACAAAACCCGATATCGTCCTGGTACATGGTGATACCACTACATGCTTTGCAGCAAGCTTAGCCGCCTTTTACGAAGGGGTAAAAATAGGCCACGTAGAAGCCGGGTTAAGAACAGGAAACATGCAGGCGCCGTTCCCCGAAGAGGCCAACCGCTCACTAGTCGGGCGGCTAAGTAATTTTAATTTTGCGCCGACACCCGCAGCAGTCAACAATTTATTAGCAGAAAATATATCAGAATCAACCATCACGAAAACGGGAAACACCGTTATTGATGCATTAAAAATTGCCACCGACAAAGTAAAACACCTCGACGAAGACTTACTAGAACACCAATTCGGGACAGATATCATCAATAAAGTATCCGATAAATCCAGAAAATTGATCTTGATAACCGGGCACCGTAGAGAAAACTTTGGCCAAGGATTTATAGATCTGTGTAACGCCATCAAAGAACTCGCCAATAACCATCCCGACTGGGATTTTATTTATCCCGTGCATTTAAACCCAAACGTACAGACCCCAGTCAACAAAATATTAAACGGGCTAGATAATGTAATACTAATCAAACCTTTAGAATACTTACCATTTGTCTGGATTATGTCCAACGCTGACTTAATCTTAACCGACTCTGGTGGGGTCCAGGAGGAGGGGCCATCACTGGGCAAGCCCGTTCTGGTGATGCGTGATGTCACAGAGCGCCCAGAGGCTGTAGAAGCAGGAACCGTCCTTTTAGTCGGCACCAATACAAAATCCATAACCAACGGTATAGAAAACGTACTCAATGATGATACTCTCTACAACAAAATGGCAACTGCAATTAACCCATATGGTGATGGCAAAGCCACACCAAGAATTATACAAACACTAACTGATAATTTTAGCTGA